The Planctomycetia bacterium nucleotide sequence CCCCACCCGCCCGGTAATCGACAACGACGGCTGGGAGCACACGGACGTGACGGACCTCTTCGGCATCCACGACTACGCCGCCCGCGGCGAACGCCTGGTCGAGAAGTACGGAGTTTTGAGCCAGAAGCAGTTCGATTTTCCTGGGAATGGCCGCGCGGCTTTGGCGCCCGGGTTTAAGTACGATGGCTCGCCGGTGTTCCTGAGCGAGTTCGGCGGGATAGCGTATC carries:
- a CDS encoding glycoside hydrolase family 2 TIM barrel-domain containing protein, which produces MSSEMANAYLYDEDYAARFTREWIEAVERDVNHPSIVMWIPINESWGVSDVADPRQTQHLKALYNLTKSLNPTRPVIDNDGWEHTDVTDLFGIHDYAARGERLVEKYGVLSQKQFDFPGNGRAALAPGFKYDGSPVFLSEFGGIAY